In Salminus brasiliensis chromosome 24, fSalBra1.hap2, whole genome shotgun sequence, one genomic interval encodes:
- the LOC140546676 gene encoding uncharacterized protein, with the protein MSQSLSNDEVCMETLDRRYIVKKGVDVYENADALIVSNVETVVVFYECPAAAASHEIRNTNKRRIQQVQTTESLTAGSRSCRLAGVCLGVLCVLLLAAITVLWIMVTAERDQLQTSNTNLTKERDQLLTNYTNLTIERDQLLTNYTKTVQLQKEREALLSLLSKLGWRYFNSSLYYITSEKHIWFKSQQHCKDRGGDLVIINSREEQEFITAILKGTEAWIGLTDKEKEGDWRWVDGSALTTGFWWPGEPNDYKNKEDCAVTGFKHASKTNASTWADYDCYHPAVGLCKRTFRLK; encoded by the exons ATGTCTCAGAGTCTTTCTAATGATGAGGTCTGTATGGAGACGCTGGACAGACGCTATATAGTGAAGAAGGGTGTGGATGTCTATGAGAATGCAGACGCTCTAATAGTCAGTAATGTGGAGACGGTGGTGGTTTTCTACGAGTGTCCGGCTGCTGCGGCAAGTCATGAGATCAGGAACACCAACAAAAGGAGGATCCAGCAAGTACAGACAACAG AGAGTCTCACTGCAGGAAGCAGAAGCTGCAGACTGGCTGGAGTGTGTCTGGGGGTGCTATGTGTTCTCCTGCTGGCTGCCATCACAGTGCTGTGGATCATGgtcactgcagagagagaccagttacagaccagtaACACCAACTTGACcaaagagagagaccagttattgaccaattacaccaacctgaccatagagagagaccagttattgACCAATTACACCAAGACAGTCCAGttacagaaggagagagaggcacTGCTAAGTCTGCTTTCTAAACTGG GATGGAGGTATTTCAACTCCAGCTTGTACTACATCACTTCTGAGAAACACATTTGGTTTAAGAGCCAACAGCACTGCAAAGACAGAGGAGGAGACCTGGTGATCATAAACAGTAGAGAGGAACAG GAGTTCATCACTGCAATCTTAAAAGGCACTGAAGCTTGGATCGGCCTGACGGATAAAGAGAAGGAGGGGGACTGGAGATGGGTGGATGGCTCAGCATTGACCACTGG attctgGTGGCCGGGGGAGCCCAACgattataaaaataaagaggACTGTGCTGTAACTGGCTTCAAGCATGCTTCAAAAACTAATGCTTCAACCTGGGCTGATTACGACTGTTATCATCCTGCAGTTGGGCTCTGTAAGAGAACCTTTAGATTAAAATGA